In one Ananas comosus cultivar F153 linkage group 12, ASM154086v1, whole genome shotgun sequence genomic region, the following are encoded:
- the LOC109718477 gene encoding (-)-alpha-terpineol synthase-like, translated as MALHIASPSPAPSIMRLTTDQRLRWELLTVRSPTDGLFPQCKNVRVHAVLRRSADYKPSIWGNNYIQSLPCVEAIERDTKRLDELKEEVGLMIDEETMVVDDKLELIDAIQQLGIGYHFEKEIKHALDSMFSKLDDLRMETKDNAYIIALLFRLLRGHGFIVSQDIFDQFKDEKGSFKSNLSNQIKSLLSLYEASYLAVEGEDTLNEARDFTIRHLNNFLLDSLDDNCKLRDYVARALEQPLHWRMERLHTRCFIDEYEKEEEMRPHLLEFAKLDFNAVQNTYKRELKEVSRWWFNLGLWEKLPFSRDRLMENYLFTVGWAFEPKLSTLRLAHTKANSFVTAIDDVYDVYGSLGELQLFTEAVDRWNALDIEQLPEYMRICFLALFNATNDIAYEVMKEKGFNILPYLKSAWTDLCKAYLVEAKWYDKSYIPTLEENLQNGWLSMSGHVVLSYTYCLAPNLTQQDLDLFQDYPESVRWSSMIARLCNDLGTSKINCLSETTGSHFELNIESVGTSLR; from the exons ATGGCCCTCCACATTGCATCACCGTCACCCGCACCATCCATCATGCGCCTCACCACAGATCAACGGCTCCGGTGGGAGCTCCTGACCGTCCGATCTCCGACCGATGGCTTGTTTCCTCAGTGCAAGAATGTGCGGGTGCATGCGGTCCTGCGTCGGTCGGCGGATTACAAACCGAGCATATGGGGCAACAATTATATACAGTCGTTGCCGTGCGTCGAGGCTATA GAGAGGGACACAAAGAGATTGGACGAGTTGAAGGAGGAAGTGGGGCTCATGATAGATGAGGAAACAATGGTTGTTGATGATAAGCTTGAGCTCATTGATGCAATACAACAACTCGGGATTGGTTATCACTTTGAGAAGGAGATAAAGCATGCACTGGACTCTATGTTTAGCAAATTAGATGACTTACGCATGGAGACGAAGGATAATGCCTACATAATTGCACTCTTATTCAGGCTTCTTAGAGGACATGGATTTATAGTTTCACAAG ATATTTTTGATCAGTTTAAAGATGAGAAGGGcagcttcaaatccaacttgagcaatcaaattaaaagtttgttgaGTTTGTACGAGGCTTCTTATCTGGCAGTGGAAGGAGAAGATACGCTGAATGAGGCTCGCGACTTTACAATTCGACACCTCAATAATTTCTTATTAGATTCATTAGATGATAACTGTAAGTTAAGAGATTACGTGGCTCGTGCATTGGAGCAACCACTACACTGGCGCATGGAGAGATTGCACACGAGATGCTTCATCGATGAATatgagaaagaagaggagatgAGACCTCATCTTCTCGAGTTCGCGAAGTTGGACTTCAATGCGGTTCAAAACACGTACAAGAGAGAGCTCAAGGAAGTGTCaag ATGGTGGTTCAATCTGGGGTTATGGGAGAAACTTCCCTTCAGCAGAGATAGATTGATGGAAAACTATCTATTCACTGTCGGGTGGGCTTTTGAGCCGAAGCTTTCGACCTTAAGGCTAGCACATACAAAGGCTAACTCTTTCGTAACAGCAATCGATGATGTCTACGATGTTTACGGCTCCCTCGGCGAGCTCCAGCTTTTCACAGAAGCAGTTGACAG ATGGAATGCACTTGATATTGAGCAATTACCGGAGTACATGAGAATATGTTTCTTAGCACTCTTCAATGCAACAAATGATATAGCTTATGAGGTTATGAAAGAGAAAGGTTTCAATATTCTTCCGTACCTAAAGAGcgcg TGGACGGATCTATGCAAAGCATATTTGGTGGAAGCAAAATGGTACGACAAGAGCTACATACCAACACTGGAGGAGAACTTGCAAAATGGATGGTTATCCATGTCCGGCCATGTTGTTCTATCTTATACTTATTGTCTTGCTCCAAATCTCACTCAACAAGATCTAGATCTCTTCCAGGATTATCCGGAAAGCGTGCGGTGGTCATCGATGATTGCCAGACTTTGCAACGATCTCGGTACATCCAAA